In Phycisphaerales bacterium, the following proteins share a genomic window:
- the accB gene encoding acetyl-CoA carboxylase biotin carboxyl carrier protein, whose protein sequence is MIDRKTIEDLIKMMVDHEIVELDVADGDQSVTIRRAGAFAVPQVTPSAPLAAAPAPLQPQGAPAAPAAESARHAAGGGEGHVIKSPMVGTFYSRPNPDAEPFISAGAKVSDSTVVCLIEAMKVFNEIKAECRGTIAEVLVNDGDAVEYGQPLFRMK, encoded by the coding sequence ATGATCGACCGAAAGACCATCGAAGACCTGATCAAGATGATGGTGGACCACGAGATCGTCGAACTCGATGTCGCCGACGGCGATCAGAGTGTGACGATCCGCCGCGCCGGGGCATTCGCCGTGCCGCAGGTGACGCCGAGCGCACCGCTTGCCGCCGCGCCGGCGCCGCTGCAGCCGCAGGGCGCTCCCGCCGCACCGGCGGCCGAGTCTGCGCGACACGCCGCCGGCGGAGGCGAGGGACACGTCATCAAGAGCCCGATGGTCGGCACGTTCTATTCGAGGCCCAATCCCGACGCTGAGCCGTTCATCAGCGCCGGCGCCAAGGTCTCCGACTCGACGGTCGTGTGCCTCATCGAAGCGATGAAGGTGTTCAACGAAATCAAGGCCGAGTGCAGGGGTACGATTGCCGAAGTGCTCGTCAATGACGGCGACGCGGTCGAATACGGTCAGCCGCTCTTCCGGATGAAATAG
- the accC gene encoding acetyl-CoA carboxylase biotin carboxylase subunit — protein sequence MFSRILIANRGEIAVRIIRAARELGIQSVCVFSEADRGAPYLELADDAVCIGPPPSKQSYLNIPRIISAAEVANVDAIHPGYGFLAENSHFAEVCRSCQIEFIGPSPEAMNQLGDKINCKKLAKANKVPIFPGSPGGIESKEEAVKLAEEIGYPVIIKASAGGGGRGMRIAHNRVALESGIDAAQQEAQAAFGDGTVYIEKFLEKARHVEVQVIGDKHGNAIHLYDRDCSTQRRHQKLIEEAPAPGVDNSKREALCKSAARLIQSARYAGAATVEFLMDEQQNFYMLEVNTRVQVEHPISEMITGVDIVKTGILVAAGEKLPYQQKHISINGHSIECRINAEDPDRNFAPSPGDIRRFDVPGGPGVRVDTHCVAGYRVPPNYDSLIAKLIVHADDRKAALARMSRALREFRVEGIATTIDLHRRLMAFSGFIKADLDIHYLERLLRK from the coding sequence ATGTTCAGTCGCATCCTGATTGCCAACCGAGGTGAGATTGCCGTCCGCATCATCCGCGCTGCGCGCGAATTGGGGATCCAGTCGGTGTGCGTGTTTTCGGAGGCGGACCGCGGTGCGCCGTATCTCGAGCTGGCCGACGACGCGGTGTGCATCGGCCCGCCGCCGTCGAAGCAGAGCTACCTCAACATCCCGCGCATCATCTCGGCCGCCGAAGTCGCCAACGTGGATGCGATCCATCCCGGCTACGGCTTTCTCGCGGAGAACTCGCATTTCGCGGAGGTCTGCCGTTCGTGCCAGATCGAGTTCATCGGCCCCTCGCCTGAGGCGATGAACCAGCTCGGCGACAAGATCAACTGCAAGAAGCTCGCCAAGGCGAACAAGGTGCCGATTTTCCCCGGTTCGCCCGGCGGTATCGAGAGCAAGGAAGAAGCCGTCAAACTCGCCGAGGAGATCGGCTACCCGGTCATCATCAAGGCCTCCGCGGGCGGCGGCGGGCGCGGCATGCGCATCGCCCACAACCGCGTGGCGCTTGAGTCCGGCATCGACGCCGCCCAGCAGGAAGCCCAGGCGGCATTCGGCGACGGCACCGTCTACATCGAGAAGTTCCTGGAGAAAGCCCGCCACGTCGAAGTGCAGGTCATCGGCGACAAGCACGGCAACGCGATCCACCTCTACGACCGCGACTGCTCCACCCAGCGGCGCCATCAGAAGCTGATCGAAGAAGCGCCTGCGCCCGGCGTGGACAACTCGAAGCGCGAAGCGCTGTGCAAGTCGGCGGCGAGGCTCATCCAGTCGGCCCGGTACGCCGGCGCGGCCACCGTCGAATTCCTCATGGATGAGCAGCAGAACTTCTACATGCTCGAAGTCAACACGCGCGTGCAGGTCGAGCATCCCATCAGTGAGATGATCACGGGCGTGGACATCGTCAAGACCGGCATCCTCGTCGCCGCCGGGGAAAAACTGCCGTACCAGCAGAAGCACATTTCCATCAACGGACATTCGATCGAGTGCCGCATCAATGCCGAGGATCCTGATCGTAACTTCGCGCCCAGCCCCGGCGACATTCGTCGATTCGACGTGCCGGGCGGTCCGGGCGTGCGCGTGGACACGCATTGCGTGGCCGGCTATCGCGTGCCGCCGAACTACGACTCGCTGATTGCCAAACTGATTGTGCACGCCGACGACCGCAAGGCGGCGCTGGCGCGCATGAGCCGCGCGTTGCGGGAGTTTCGTGTGGAAGGCATCGCAACGACGATCGACCTGCACCGCCGCCTGATGGCCTTTTCAGGCTTCATCAAAGCCGATTTGGACATCCACTACCTCGAGCGGCTGTTGCGGAAGTAG
- a CDS encoding undecaprenyl/decaprenyl-phosphate alpha-N-acetylglucosaminyl 1-phosphate transferase translates to MIAAVLCLIPAALALSWPLTWWLRAVGARLGRLDSPGAAGHHKAEIRAIPNIGGVAITIAILAPLIVGLIALRLAPESAIVDLAPSLQPHLPGIIERTPMAIALALALVGMHVLGLIDDRRPLGPWAKLAAQCALATFMVLIPFDFADGLASSSRLLTLLDTAPGLAGLAPWPSIALTVLWLVVVTNAINFMDNMDGLAGGVSCIAAALFLAAALINGQWFIAAMLALLVGALLGFLWFNFPPASIFMGDGGSLVVGFLLGFLTVRTTYFEGDAATAWYGVFMPLIVLAVPIYDLLAVVTIRLSQGRSPFVGDQQHFSHRLVKRGLSVRRMLAVIYGVTLTTGLTGIYLGHLEHGWVAALAGAQVIILLIVLAVYERSIAAAAGGVRS, encoded by the coding sequence GTGATCGCCGCGGTCCTCTGCCTGATTCCCGCCGCACTCGCGCTTTCCTGGCCGCTCACGTGGTGGTTGAGGGCCGTCGGGGCGCGCCTGGGCCGGCTCGATTCGCCCGGCGCCGCCGGACACCACAAAGCGGAGATCCGGGCGATACCCAACATCGGCGGCGTAGCGATCACCATCGCGATACTTGCGCCGCTGATCGTCGGCCTGATCGCGCTTCGGTTGGCGCCGGAGTCCGCGATCGTTGATCTCGCTCCATCCCTTCAGCCCCACCTGCCGGGCATCATCGAGCGCACGCCGATGGCGATCGCGTTGGCGCTGGCGCTCGTGGGCATGCACGTGCTGGGCCTCATCGATGATCGCCGCCCGCTGGGGCCGTGGGCCAAACTCGCAGCGCAGTGCGCGCTGGCGACGTTTATGGTGCTCATTCCGTTCGACTTTGCCGATGGTCTCGCGTCATCCAGCCGGCTGCTCACGCTGCTCGACACGGCGCCGGGCCTGGCGGGACTCGCCCCTTGGCCGTCGATCGCGCTTACGGTACTCTGGCTGGTGGTCGTAACGAACGCGATCAACTTCATGGACAACATGGACGGGCTGGCCGGCGGGGTGTCGTGCATCGCAGCGGCGCTGTTTCTGGCCGCTGCGTTGATTAACGGCCAGTGGTTCATCGCCGCCATGCTCGCGCTGCTCGTGGGCGCGCTTCTCGGGTTTCTCTGGTTCAACTTTCCGCCGGCGAGCATCTTCATGGGAGACGGCGGGTCGCTCGTCGTCGGCTTCCTGCTCGGCTTCCTCACGGTCCGCACGACGTACTTTGAAGGCGATGCGGCGACGGCGTGGTACGGCGTCTTCATGCCCCTTATCGTCCTCGCCGTGCCGATCTACGACCTGCTGGCGGTCGTTACAATCCGGCTCAGCCAGGGACGCAGCCCGTTTGTCGGCGATCAGCAGCACTTCTCTCACCGGTTGGTCAAGCGCGGCCTGAGCGTGCGGCGGATGCTCGCGGTGATCTACGGCGTCACGCTCACGACCGGGTTGACCGGCATCTACCTCGGGCATCTCGAACACGGCTGGGTCGCCGCGCTCGCCGGGGCCCAGGTCATCATCCTGCTCATCGTTCTGGCGGTGTACGAACGGTCGATCGCCGCGGCGGCCGGCGGAGTGCGGTCGTGA
- a CDS encoding GNAT family N-acetyltransferase produces the protein MDSAPPTPGISQVALVPARPEHAELCWKWRHDAVAKQFNPYDDLTLDELTMRFGAVGGDLRNRAFKAYRWMVHAPGAGLVGTVSLRVNWRMLHGELGYQIDRACQGRGLGLAAVNALIELAFTTSDLVRLFATISVGNEASRRLIERLGFVHEGTLRGHHLIGGRFVDQWVYGLLRQEWGQRASA, from the coding sequence ATGGATTCGGCGCCGCCAACCCCCGGCATCTCGCAGGTGGCTCTCGTGCCCGCCCGGCCCGAGCACGCCGAGTTGTGCTGGAAGTGGAGACACGATGCGGTCGCGAAACAGTTCAACCCCTACGACGATCTCACGCTCGATGAGTTGACCATGCGCTTCGGCGCCGTCGGCGGGGACCTGCGTAACCGCGCATTCAAGGCCTATCGCTGGATGGTTCACGCGCCTGGCGCGGGTCTGGTCGGCACGGTAAGCCTTCGCGTCAACTGGCGCATGCTTCACGGCGAACTGGGCTACCAGATCGACCGCGCGTGTCAGGGCCGGGGCCTGGGACTTGCCGCGGTGAACGCGCTCATCGAACTCGCGTTCACCACGTCCGATCTCGTTCGGCTCTTTGCAACCATCAGCGTTGGCAATGAGGCCTCGCGCCGCCTGATCGAGCGTCTCGGCTTCGTGCACGAAGGCACGCTTCGAGGGCATCACCTCATCGGAGGGCGGTTCGTGGACCAGTGGGTGTATGGCCTGCTGCGGCAGGAGTGGGGGCAGCGAGCGTCGGCGTGA
- a CDS encoding aminopeptidase P family protein, whose amino-acid sequence MPRHYADRLARLRRAIEKAGVDALLVTNAHDIRYLTPFSGEDSYAIVTARQFVLISDSRFAEEIEPLGAWLDIALRKGPIADKVGEVAGDLKIDRLGVQSEHVTLATRRALAKAVGARKIVETSGLFSQLRVIKDEVELGLIRKAIRCQQQALEATLASLKIGQSEAEIAARLEYEMKQRGAEGSAFGTNVSAKANSSKPHYRPSSRAKLTRGSTLLIDWGAKVEGYCSDMTRAWGVGAMPKKIQAIYPIVLEAQLAAIDAIRGGALCREVDAAARRIIDGAGYGDYYGHGLGHGIGLDVHEAPSMSPRSGAKDRLEPGMVVTVEPGIYLPGVGGVRIEDDVLVTDKGCRVLSDWPKSPESAKVL is encoded by the coding sequence ATGCCGCGCCACTACGCCGACCGGCTCGCCCGGCTGCGGCGGGCCATCGAGAAGGCGGGCGTCGACGCGCTGCTGGTCACCAACGCCCATGACATCCGCTACCTCACGCCGTTCAGCGGCGAAGACAGTTACGCGATCGTCACGGCTCGCCAATTCGTGCTCATCAGCGACAGCCGGTTTGCCGAGGAGATCGAGCCGCTGGGCGCCTGGCTGGACATCGCGCTGCGCAAGGGGCCGATTGCCGACAAGGTCGGCGAGGTCGCGGGCGATCTGAAAATTGATCGCCTCGGCGTGCAGTCCGAGCACGTAACGCTGGCTACCCGCCGCGCGCTGGCCAAAGCGGTGGGGGCGCGCAAGATCGTCGAGACCAGCGGCCTGTTCAGTCAGCTGCGCGTCATCAAGGATGAAGTCGAACTGGGGCTGATCCGAAAAGCCATTCGTTGCCAGCAGCAGGCTCTGGAAGCGACCCTTGCGAGTTTGAAGATCGGCCAGAGTGAGGCCGAGATCGCCGCACGCCTCGAATACGAGATGAAGCAGCGCGGCGCGGAAGGCTCGGCGTTTGGCACCAACGTGTCCGCGAAGGCCAACAGTTCCAAGCCGCACTACCGTCCATCCAGCCGGGCCAAACTCACGCGAGGCAGTACACTGCTTATCGACTGGGGCGCCAAGGTGGAGGGCTACTGTTCGGACATGACGCGCGCCTGGGGCGTGGGTGCGATGCCGAAAAAGATCCAGGCGATCTACCCAATCGTGCTTGAAGCGCAACTGGCGGCGATCGACGCCATTCGCGGCGGCGCGCTCTGCCGGGAAGTCGATGCCGCGGCGAGGCGGATCATCGACGGCGCTGGATATGGCGACTACTACGGCCACGGCCTCGGACACGGCATCGGCCTGGATGTTCACGAAGCGCCGAGCATGTCGCCTCGCAGCGGAGCCAAGGATCGGCTCGAGCCCGGCATGGTCGTGACCGTGGAGCCGGGCATCTACCTGCCCGGCGTCGGCGGTGTGCGCATCGAAGATGACGTGCTGGTGACAGACAAAGGCTGCCGCGTTCTGTCCGACTGGCCCAAGTCGCCGGAGAGTGCAAAAGTTCTTTAG
- a CDS encoding O-antigen ligase family protein, translated as MKAAGLLRWCGFVLLAAPAVLRTLLVIAVDPFFAIDSRVLPVPLEGLGPAGSVTLDLLALLGCLCALLAETLDGRSIDFKLLVLLLTPVPVLAWHGWSDAEQCRAGSQWFGAMSTAVGAMHLAREVRWRIVLLGAAVAITIPLAIKGLYQVTIEYHDTLSSFANNREALLESQGWEPGSSAAGIYLRRLTQREATGWLSLSNVYGSLMAMLAAFWVGAALAVARSKLQSGWLGVAILLAAAALAGLTASFSKGAAGAAAIGLILAAMCLLPRRWKQHVRPHAATVTFALLAAALVVTALRGMLFPEGLQQVDGYSLLFRWHYWSGAVRMFSAHPLAGVGPAGFQDAYLLVRPALSPEEVMSPHSVFIDWLAGIGIWAAAWIALVLILLARSAPSGATAPPAAEESAQPAPGADVQPAPRESWLKFAALCGLAVAVAAGVSAWVLNRRALLIDYHLLLMPLSLIGLGATVPLVALLVRSVSLGMLRWAVWAALTVVLLHSQIEMTLTQPGSAAIVMLLLGAAAARAPQGAPPRPALRSASFAAIVVFAALIVAHGALVAVPIGRIQNHLRTAHASLESIGRVRSTLDQAGRTRSADERIALLQEAEMQLQQQGIEIDLAGAWREIRSAIQLNDGQRVQRLLATGGAAISDALRRLEVESVTAALRELEAARPLRPLDAIAWRESSRLWMHLATLHEQRGDPAMRDEAAQVAIQLAEELANRRPLDANAAAMAARRWYEQQQFTGDAEMLARAIEWQKKVVRLDPNGLEAQRTFAQMLDEAGRGREALSAYERTLEINENMRLDPLKQLNPQQFDDVRGRIEALGGG; from the coding sequence GTGAAGGCGGCGGGTTTGCTTCGCTGGTGCGGCTTTGTGCTGCTCGCCGCGCCGGCGGTGCTGCGGACGCTGCTGGTCATCGCCGTCGATCCGTTTTTCGCGATCGATTCTCGCGTACTGCCCGTGCCGCTCGAAGGGCTCGGGCCGGCGGGATCCGTCACGCTCGATCTGCTGGCGCTGCTCGGCTGCCTGTGCGCGCTGCTGGCGGAGACGCTCGATGGTCGAAGCATCGACTTCAAACTGCTCGTGCTGCTGCTCACGCCTGTACCCGTGCTGGCGTGGCATGGGTGGAGTGACGCCGAGCAGTGTCGCGCCGGCTCGCAATGGTTCGGCGCCATGAGCACGGCTGTCGGCGCGATGCATCTGGCGCGCGAAGTGCGCTGGCGCATCGTGCTGCTCGGCGCTGCCGTCGCCATCACCATTCCGCTGGCGATCAAGGGTCTGTATCAGGTCACCATCGAATACCACGACACGCTCTCCTCCTTCGCGAACAACAGGGAAGCGCTGCTCGAATCTCAAGGCTGGGAACCAGGATCGAGCGCGGCGGGAATCTACCTGCGCCGCCTCACCCAGCGCGAAGCCACCGGCTGGCTTTCGCTTTCAAACGTCTACGGCTCGCTGATGGCGATGCTCGCGGCATTCTGGGTCGGCGCTGCTCTGGCTGTGGCCCGCTCGAAACTGCAAAGCGGCTGGCTCGGCGTGGCGATCCTCCTGGCCGCGGCCGCGCTCGCGGGACTGACGGCCTCGTTCTCCAAAGGCGCGGCAGGCGCGGCGGCGATCGGCCTCATCCTCGCCGCCATGTGCCTGTTGCCGCGGCGCTGGAAGCAGCACGTGCGGCCCCACGCGGCAACCGTGACCTTCGCCCTGCTTGCCGCGGCGCTGGTCGTGACGGCGCTGCGCGGGATGCTCTTCCCCGAAGGCCTCCAGCAGGTCGATGGGTACAGCCTCCTGTTCCGCTGGCACTACTGGTCCGGCGCCGTCCGCATGTTCTCGGCGCACCCGCTGGCGGGCGTCGGCCCGGCGGGCTTTCAGGATGCGTACCTGCTCGTTCGGCCGGCGCTGAGCCCCGAAGAGGTCATGAGCCCGCACAGCGTCTTCATCGACTGGCTCGCCGGGATCGGTATCTGGGCCGCGGCGTGGATCGCGCTGGTGCTGATCCTGCTCGCTCGCTCCGCGCCATCAGGCGCCACCGCGCCACCCGCAGCCGAGGAATCTGCGCAGCCGGCCCCGGGCGCCGACGTGCAGCCCGCGCCGCGCGAATCGTGGCTCAAATTCGCGGCGCTGTGTGGCCTCGCGGTCGCCGTTGCCGCGGGAGTCAGCGCCTGGGTTCTCAACCGGCGGGCGCTGCTCATCGACTACCACCTGCTGCTCATGCCGCTGTCGCTCATCGGCCTGGGGGCGACGGTGCCGCTGGTCGCGCTGCTGGTGCGCTCCGTTTCGCTCGGCATGCTGCGATGGGCCGTCTGGGCGGCGCTGACGGTCGTGCTGCTGCATTCGCAGATCGAAATGACGCTCACGCAGCCCGGCTCGGCGGCCATCGTCATGCTGCTGCTGGGCGCCGCCGCAGCGCGAGCGCCGCAGGGAGCGCCGCCTCGCCCGGCGCTTCGAAGCGCGTCCTTCGCTGCGATTGTGGTCTTTGCGGCTCTGATCGTCGCGCACGGCGCCCTGGTGGCCGTGCCCATCGGGCGCATCCAGAATCACCTGCGCACGGCGCATGCATCGCTCGAGAGCATCGGGCGGGTCCGTTCGACGCTCGATCAGGCCGGCCGCACGCGCAGCGCCGATGAGCGCATCGCGCTGCTTCAGGAGGCGGAAATGCAACTCCAGCAGCAGGGGATCGAGATCGACCTGGCCGGAGCCTGGCGCGAAATCAGATCGGCGATACAACTCAACGACGGCCAGCGCGTGCAGCGACTGCTGGCCACTGGAGGCGCCGCCATCAGCGACGCGCTGCGGCGACTCGAAGTCGAGAGCGTCACGGCTGCACTGCGCGAACTCGAAGCAGCGCGGCCGTTGCGGCCGCTGGATGCGATTGCCTGGCGCGAATCATCGCGCCTGTGGATGCACCTGGCGACGCTGCACGAGCAGCGCGGCGATCCGGCCATGCGCGATGAGGCCGCGCAGGTTGCGATTCAATTGGCCGAGGAGCTTGCGAACAGGCGGCCGCTCGACGCTAATGCCGCCGCCATGGCCGCGCGGCGATGGTATGAGCAGCAGCAGTTCACCGGCGATGCCGAGATGCTCGCTCGCGCCATCGAGTGGCAGAAAAAGGTCGTCCGACTCGATCCCAACGGGCTCGAAGCGCAGCGCACATTCGCGCAGATGCTCGACGAAGCCGGCCGGGGCCGCGAGGCGCTGTCGGCCTATGAGCGCACGCTCGAAATCAACGAGAACATGCGCCTGGACCCGCTCAAGCAACTGAACCCTCAGCAATTCGACGATGTGCGCGGGCGTATCGAAGCGCTGGGAGGAGGATGA
- the ggt gene encoding gamma-glutamyltransferase produces MRHAKTSPLLLAVVMFLLGGCGTNLRPFPTVTDGVYPHAVVAADHAIASQAGLDMLRRGGNAVDAAVATSFCLAVVRPYSCGLGGGGFMLVHIASDAPMPSQSVAITYRETAPAAVGPDYYVQLDAPGASRYGPHAVGVPGTVAGLMTALENYGTLDRATVLKPAIEAAEHGFAIDADYVASAQEVIDEIREHPEWIDLVGADRFEWFYHRFLFDGEPKVGQTLRQPELARTLRLIARDGAPVFYAGEIGQAVASTCPQMSAEDLAQYEPRLSQPLRGTFRGRTVLAMPLPSSGGIATLETLGILDRRWTDLQETAPGSPPYIHLVVEAMKHAFADRAEWLGDERFANVPATSLISDTYLDVLARRIDPRRTQPPGSYGSREQLPIDTGTSHFGVVDQWGNAVACTETINLSFGSLLPVPEYGFMLNNEMDDFLTIPGERNAFGLQQSQRNLPEGGKWPLSSMSPTIVLGEDGGVEIVVGASGGPRIISATLQTLLDVVLHDSSAPEAVSAPRFHHQWMPDVLQFEDCWTDSATMDAMREFGHEIGRREDVGVVQLIRRSGVGWSAASDPRKGGAPAGW; encoded by the coding sequence ATGCGCCACGCCAAGACAAGTCCCCTTCTGTTGGCAGTGGTGATGTTTCTGCTCGGCGGATGCGGGACGAACTTGCGTCCGTTTCCAACTGTTACCGACGGCGTCTACCCCCATGCCGTCGTCGCCGCCGATCACGCCATTGCTTCGCAGGCGGGGCTCGACATGCTCAGGCGCGGGGGCAATGCGGTGGATGCCGCCGTCGCCACCAGTTTCTGCCTGGCGGTCGTGCGGCCGTACAGTTGCGGCCTCGGCGGCGGCGGATTCATGCTCGTTCACATCGCCTCCGATGCGCCGATGCCTTCGCAGAGCGTGGCGATTACCTATCGCGAAACGGCGCCCGCCGCCGTCGGACCTGACTACTACGTGCAACTCGATGCACCCGGCGCTTCGCGCTACGGCCCGCACGCCGTGGGTGTCCCCGGCACTGTCGCCGGGCTGATGACCGCGCTCGAGAATTACGGCACGCTCGATCGCGCCACCGTGCTCAAGCCGGCCATCGAGGCTGCCGAACACGGCTTCGCCATCGACGCCGACTACGTTGCCAGCGCGCAGGAAGTGATCGACGAGATCCGCGAGCACCCCGAGTGGATCGATCTCGTCGGGGCCGATCGATTCGAGTGGTTCTACCACCGCTTTCTCTTCGACGGCGAGCCGAAGGTCGGCCAGACGCTGCGCCAGCCGGAACTGGCGCGGACGCTGCGGCTGATAGCGCGCGACGGCGCTCCCGTTTTCTACGCAGGCGAGATCGGTCAGGCCGTCGCGTCGACGTGCCCGCAGATGTCGGCGGAAGACCTTGCGCAATACGAGCCGCGCCTCTCGCAGCCGTTGCGCGGCACGTTCCGCGGCCGAACCGTGCTGGCGATGCCGCTGCCGTCGAGCGGCGGGATCGCGACGCTGGAGACGCTGGGCATTCTCGACCGGCGCTGGACGGATCTCCAGGAGACAGCGCCAGGGTCGCCGCCCTACATCCATCTCGTCGTCGAAGCCATGAAACACGCCTTTGCCGATCGGGCGGAGTGGCTTGGTGATGAGCGCTTCGCCAACGTACCCGCCACGAGCCTGATCAGCGATACCTATCTCGACGTGCTCGCGAGGCGCATCGATCCGCGCCGCACCCAGCCGCCCGGGAGTTACGGCAGCAGGGAGCAGTTGCCCATCGACACAGGCACCAGCCACTTCGGCGTGGTCGATCAGTGGGGCAACGCCGTTGCGTGTACGGAGACGATCAACCTCTCGTTCGGCTCGCTGCTGCCGGTGCCGGAGTACGGCTTCATGCTCAACAACGAGATGGATGACTTCCTCACCATCCCCGGTGAGCGCAACGCCTTCGGCCTGCAGCAATCGCAGCGCAACCTCCCCGAAGGCGGCAAGTGGCCGCTGTCGAGCATGTCCCCGACCATCGTGCTCGGCGAGGACGGCGGCGTTGAAATTGTCGTCGGCGCCTCGGGCGGGCCGCGCATCATTTCCGCGACGCTGCAGACGCTGCTCGACGTCGTTCTACACGACTCGTCGGCGCCCGAAGCCGTCAGCGCGCCGCGCTTCCACCACCAGTGGATGCCCGACGTACTGCAGTTCGAAGACTGCTGGACGGATTCGGCGACGATGGACGCCATGCGCGAGTTCGGCCACGAGATCGGCCGCCGCGAAGATGTCGGCGTCGTCCAGTTGATCCGGCGCAGCGGCGTCGGCTGGAGCGCTGCAAGCGACCCGCGCAAGGGCGGCGCTCCCGCGGGCTGGTGA